The following coding sequences are from one Paenibacillus sp. JDR-2 window:
- a CDS encoding MDR family MFS transporter — protein sequence MTEATNNNSMSIKSIMVPLLAIIVGMFMVILDGTAMNVAIPKLREDFGGASLSLIQWTVTGYALAQAAVIPLAGWLSDRFGAKQIYLTSIVLFTIGSALCAFATTADQLIIFRIIQGLGGGMVAPIAMAFTYRLSPPGKQGAVMGMIGIPMLLAPALGPVLAGWLVDYVTWHWIFIINIPVGVVAVVLGIRTLPALARQTVPQLDVLGMIFAPLAFAGLAYGVSEGGTDWGSAKTLTGLIVGGVSLIIFIIVELNRKQPLLELRVFKSADFSKGIVVQWVSQIALFGTLFLFPLFLQTAKGYSALDTGLILLPQALAAAVFMPIGGKLFDKIGARPLVMSGLAIVTIGAFLLSNISSDATVGSYILPLILLGAGMGLSMMPLNTHIIQSAPPELVSRVTSLTNAAQQVMTSFAVAGLATILARRTEHYMASEMAAGGITNPADITPVIASHVAASSYGDTFLILTIIGVVGTLIGFLLSKPKRAEGASTEKAEMPMMMGH from the coding sequence ATGACTGAAGCAACAAACAACAACTCCATGTCTATCAAATCCATAATGGTACCGCTTCTTGCTATCATTGTGGGGATGTTCATGGTTATTCTCGACGGTACGGCAATGAACGTAGCGATTCCCAAGCTGCGCGAAGATTTTGGGGGAGCAAGCCTGTCGCTTATTCAATGGACGGTAACGGGCTACGCGCTTGCGCAGGCTGCCGTTATTCCGCTTGCCGGATGGTTATCCGACCGTTTCGGCGCGAAGCAAATCTATTTGACTTCCATCGTTTTGTTTACAATTGGTTCCGCGCTTTGCGCATTTGCGACAACGGCTGATCAATTGATTATTTTCCGTATTATTCAAGGTCTAGGCGGCGGTATGGTTGCCCCGATTGCAATGGCCTTTACTTATCGTTTAAGCCCTCCGGGCAAACAAGGTGCCGTGATGGGCATGATCGGTATTCCGATGCTTCTCGCGCCTGCTCTTGGACCTGTTCTTGCCGGCTGGCTGGTTGACTATGTAACCTGGCACTGGATCTTTATCATTAACATCCCTGTAGGCGTTGTGGCGGTGGTTCTTGGTATTCGCACCTTGCCGGCTTTAGCCCGCCAAACGGTTCCGCAGCTTGACGTGCTTGGCATGATCTTTGCTCCGCTGGCTTTCGCCGGTCTTGCTTACGGCGTCAGCGAAGGCGGCACGGACTGGGGCTCTGCGAAAACGTTGACCGGTCTTATCGTAGGCGGCGTCTCGCTTATCATCTTTATTATCGTGGAATTGAACCGCAAACAGCCGCTTCTTGAGCTTCGCGTGTTCAAATCGGCGGATTTCTCCAAAGGGATTGTGGTTCAATGGGTATCCCAGATCGCCCTCTTTGGCACGTTGTTCCTGTTCCCGCTGTTCCTGCAGACAGCCAAGGGCTACTCTGCACTTGATACCGGCTTGATCCTGCTTCCGCAGGCTTTGGCGGCAGCGGTCTTTATGCCGATTGGCGGCAAGCTGTTTGACAAGATTGGCGCTCGCCCGCTTGTTATGAGCGGTCTGGCAATCGTAACGATCGGAGCGTTCCTCCTGTCGAACATCTCGTCCGACGCAACGGTAGGCTCGTATATCTTGCCGCTTATTCTGCTTGGAGCGGGTATGGGTCTTTCGATGATGCCGCTGAATACGCATATTATTCAATCGGCTCCTCCCGAGCTGGTCAGCCGCGTAACCTCGCTCACGAATGCAGCCCAGCAGGTTATGACTTCCTTTGCGGTAGCGGGGCTTGCAACGATTCTGGCAAGACGCACCGAGCATTACATGGCTTCCGAAATGGCGGCTGGAGGCATTACGAATCCTGCCGACATCACTCCTGTAATTGCTTCCCATGTGGCGGCATCCTCTTACGGGGATACGTTCCTGATTCTGACGATTATCGGTGTCGTTGGCACGCTGATCGGGTTCTTGTTGTCGAAGCCGAAGCGCGCGGAAGGCGCAAGCACGGAAAAAGCCGAAATGCCAATGATGATGGGTCACTAA
- a CDS encoding TetR/AcrR family transcriptional regulator, whose amino-acid sequence MTDKKKDSQEVSKMILQTARSLFAEHGVEAVSMHQIAKSIQIGQGTLYRRYANKSDLCMDLMNDTFEDLMEEIRRLLEPLADKPVRDRLTAVLRRLIVFSNDQLEWLNVIKVSKTCKPDDMDFYESPNYRKLNNLFLSLLQEAQSKDEIIALIPEFTAHMLISAMAPESLIYYSKVLGYSIEQIADNFCITMLNPLFKTK is encoded by the coding sequence ATGACCGATAAAAAGAAGGACTCGCAAGAGGTGAGCAAGATGATTCTGCAAACCGCAAGGTCCCTTTTTGCCGAGCACGGTGTTGAAGCCGTCAGCATGCACCAGATTGCTAAATCCATTCAAATTGGACAAGGCACGCTGTACAGGCGTTATGCGAATAAATCCGACTTATGTATGGACCTGATGAATGATACCTTCGAGGATCTGATGGAGGAAATCCGCCGGCTGCTTGAGCCGCTCGCCGATAAGCCTGTCCGGGACAGATTGACAGCCGTTCTCCGGCGTCTGATCGTATTCTCGAATGATCAGCTGGAATGGCTCAATGTCATTAAGGTCAGCAAAACGTGCAAGCCTGATGACATGGATTTCTACGAAAGTCCAAACTACCGGAAACTAAATAATCTGTTTCTATCTCTTCTTCAGGAAGCACAGAGCAAAGACGAAATTATAGCGCTTATTCCCGAATTTACAGCCCATATGCTGATCAGTGCCATGGCTCCCGAATCTCTTATCTATTATTCGAAGGTGCTGGGTTATTCGATCGAACAGATTGCGGACAACTTCTGTATTACGATGCTGAATCCGCTGTTCAAGACCAAGTAA